A genomic segment from uncultured Erythrobacter sp. encodes:
- a CDS encoding SPFH domain-containing protein, whose amino-acid sequence MSSAEPYALNRSREFAALTQSGYVMLLVSLVLVAAAVLLFISAVAPEQVSGLRMIGAIITGFIGLLILCGFYMVNPNEAAAIQLFGAYKGTDRNEGLRWVLPWLTRSKIAVRANNVISQTIKVNDARGNPIEMGAQVVWRVTDTAQALFDVDDYREFVNAQIEAAVRSIGSRYPYDDIEHLEITLRGNHEEVGIELRAALIERLTVAGITVDECGLTHLAYAPEIAGAMLRRQQAEAVISARKKLVEGAVTMVEMALAQLSERGVVNLDDERKAAMVSNLMVVLCGERDTQPVVNAGSLY is encoded by the coding sequence ATGTCCTCTGCTGAACCCTATGCGCTCAATCGCAGCCGCGAATTCGCGGCCCTGACCCAGAGCGGCTATGTCATGTTGCTGGTCAGCCTGGTGCTGGTCGCTGCGGCGGTGTTGCTGTTCATCAGCGCCGTGGCCCCGGAACAGGTCAGCGGGCTGCGGATGATCGGGGCGATCATCACCGGCTTTATCGGCCTGCTGATCCTTTGTGGCTTCTACATGGTCAACCCCAATGAAGCCGCAGCGATCCAACTGTTCGGCGCCTACAAGGGCACCGACCGCAACGAAGGCTTGCGCTGGGTGCTGCCGTGGCTGACCCGCAGCAAGATCGCGGTGCGCGCAAACAACGTCATCTCGCAGACCATCAAGGTCAATGATGCGCGCGGCAACCCGATCGAGATGGGCGCGCAGGTCGTCTGGCGCGTCACCGACACGGCGCAGGCGCTGTTCGACGTCGATGACTACCGCGAATTCGTCAACGCCCAGATCGAAGCTGCGGTGCGCTCCATCGGCTCGCGCTACCCCTATGACGATATCGAGCACCTTGAGATCACCCTGCGCGGCAATCACGAGGAAGTCGGCATCGAACTGCGCGCTGCCTTGATCGAGCGGCTGACGGTTGCCGGGATCACGGTGGACGAATGCGGCCTGACCCACCTCGCCTATGCCCCCGAGATTGCGGGTGCGATGCTGCGCCGTCAGCAGGCCGAAGCGGTGATCTCTGCGCGCAAGAAGCTGGTCGAAGGCGCGGTGACGATGGTCGAGATGGCGCTCGCCCAGCTGAGCGAACGCGGCGTCGTGAACCTTGATGACGAACGCAAAGCGGCGATGGTGTCGAACCTGATGGTGGTTTTGTGCGGGGAGCGGGATACGCAGCCGGTGGTGAACGCAGGCAGCCTCTACTGA
- a CDS encoding VOC family protein: MTHPVALSGIHHAAYRCKDAAETVEWYARVLGMTYTTAFAEDHVPSTGEYDPYMHIFLDAGNGNILAFFELPNQPEMGKDPNTPAWVQHLALKVPSEAALLAAKAHIEAEGIAVLGPTHHGIFKSIYFFDPNGHRVELAADIGTKEQYAELARVAPVMLEEWSQTKKAPRHADWLHELARAEHAKV; the protein is encoded by the coding sequence ATGACCCACCCCGTTGCCCTGTCAGGCATCCACCACGCCGCCTACCGCTGCAAGGACGCGGCAGAGACCGTGGAGTGGTATGCCCGCGTGCTCGGCATGACCTACACCACCGCCTTTGCCGAGGATCACGTGCCCTCCACGGGCGAATATGATCCCTACATGCACATCTTCCTCGATGCGGGGAACGGCAACATCCTCGCCTTCTTCGAGCTGCCGAACCAGCCGGAGATGGGTAAGGACCCGAACACGCCTGCATGGGTGCAACACCTCGCGCTGAAGGTGCCTTCGGAGGCCGCGCTGCTCGCCGCCAAGGCGCATATCGAGGCTGAGGGGATCGCCGTGCTCGGCCCGACGCATCACGGCATCTTCAAGTCGATCTACTTCTTTGATCCTAACGGCCACCGCGTGGAACTGGCCGCGGATATCGGCACGAAGGAGCAATATGCAGAACTCGCCCGCGTCGCGCCGGTGATGCTGGAGGAATGGTCGCAGACCAAAAAGGCCCCGCGCCACGCTGACTGGCTGCATGAGTTGGCGCGCGCGGAACACGCGAAGGTCTGA
- a CDS encoding toxin-antitoxin system HicB family antitoxin, translating to MPAKKAFPLRLDPALHDAVQRLADAELRSVNAEIEVLLREALGRRGVKVARSEAPRRGRPPGTAPEGDSDA from the coding sequence ATGCCCGCCAAGAAAGCCTTTCCCCTGCGCCTCGATCCGGCGCTGCACGATGCGGTCCAGCGGCTCGCCGATGCCGAGCTGCGCAGCGTGAACGCCGAGATCGAGGTGCTGTTGCGCGAGGCGCTGGGCCGGCGCGGGGTGAAGGTGGCGCGCAGCGAAGCGCCGCGGCGCGGACGGCCGCCGGGCACCGCCCCAGAAGGAGATAGCGATGCGTGA
- a CDS encoding trypsin-like serine protease has translation MRKSLAALWGAILTGLLAAASPVAAEDAPIPRVYPPTGFERAYTGKSPETLTREAQETDSFAAACDAGDLTGCTALGTAFETGKGRPQSRPVAELLYRQACEGEAAEGCYRLGKLLRFADDRGDWGQSAPLFVRACDLGSASGCDAQANDLEAGVTGVSDPDAALALRRATCAGGSAPSCSTLAAELMRTDRSAEEQAEGLALLDRQCRAGESRDCSDATRHWIGAEGRFGPRAREYQSLGCRAGDAWVCAEIGKRALRNGIGPEAREAGVAFYQRACELSPYHCDDAKAVRDEPDQRAACDLGERSACIVIAKQYARQGGPLEDLPRGIELLSAACLTAGSGDEAQELCETAGNLALDQAVNGTDEARAAADPARIDGLYTAACAAGSNSACMNLADALWSGAILPADQPRALALYEALCDADYSSGCTGLRKAIRTDPGAPLLVAGGDLSPPEFSAEEIAEQQRAAEEERLRKEAEENARACTTTTVEFRGVIYTDTICVQVAAVIDGFAVNIGDAPWQALLWRPEKLGRKRLTPAQRVLCGGAVIRTGWVLTAAHCLTDEGGVPVLTGGHRIRLGLYNPLDDEGYTYRILRVIPHPDFQPSTFAFDIALVQYDPKGEKLGGQVYPIARIRLDPQPITARTIRARMPAYTFGWGRTALEGGAPPEELRGARLELRDLDSCTRLTSFRDKRRDAVLCAAGARGEQACFGDSGGPLITYGDAGGVPTLLGVVSAGVKCGRTSVPSRFTRIAHPLVQRWLNSVLPGPSRR, from the coding sequence ATGCGCAAATCTCTCGCGGCGCTGTGGGGCGCGATATTGACCGGATTGCTGGCAGCGGCCTCGCCCGTTGCGGCCGAAGATGCGCCGATCCCGCGCGTCTATCCGCCCACCGGTTTCGAACGCGCCTATACCGGCAAGTCGCCCGAAACCCTCACCCGCGAGGCCCAGGAGACCGACAGTTTTGCCGCCGCTTGCGATGCCGGAGACCTGACCGGCTGCACCGCACTGGGCACCGCTTTCGAGACGGGCAAGGGCCGTCCGCAAAGCCGCCCCGTGGCGGAATTGCTCTACCGTCAGGCGTGCGAGGGCGAGGCAGCGGAAGGCTGCTACCGGCTGGGCAAGCTGCTGCGCTTTGCCGACGATCGCGGCGACTGGGGCCAAAGCGCGCCGCTATTCGTGCGCGCTTGCGATCTGGGTTCAGCTTCCGGGTGCGATGCGCAGGCGAATGATCTGGAAGCGGGCGTTACCGGCGTCTCCGATCCCGACGCCGCACTCGCGCTGCGCCGCGCAACCTGCGCGGGCGGGAGCGCGCCGAGCTGCTCTACCCTCGCCGCCGAACTCATGCGCACCGATCGCAGCGCCGAGGAACAGGCCGAGGGCTTGGCCCTGCTCGACCGGCAATGCCGTGCGGGCGAGAGCCGGGATTGCAGCGATGCCACGCGGCATTGGATCGGCGCCGAGGGCCGCTTCGGGCCGCGCGCCCGCGAATATCAGTCGCTCGGATGCCGGGCAGGCGATGCATGGGTCTGCGCCGAGATCGGCAAACGGGCTTTGCGCAACGGCATCGGGCCGGAGGCACGCGAAGCAGGCGTTGCGTTCTATCAGCGCGCCTGCGAGCTCAGCCCCTATCATTGCGACGACGCCAAGGCCGTCCGCGACGAGCCTGACCAGCGCGCCGCTTGCGACCTTGGGGAACGCTCCGCCTGCATCGTGATCGCCAAGCAATACGCCCGGCAGGGCGGCCCGCTGGAGGATTTGCCACGCGGGATTGAGCTGCTCAGCGCGGCGTGCCTGACCGCCGGGAGCGGGGACGAGGCGCAGGAGCTGTGCGAGACCGCGGGCAATCTGGCGCTGGATCAGGCTGTCAATGGCACCGACGAAGCCCGGGCCGCCGCCGATCCGGCGCGGATCGATGGGCTCTACACCGCGGCCTGCGCGGCGGGATCGAACAGCGCCTGCATGAACCTGGCCGACGCGCTCTGGTCCGGCGCGATCCTGCCCGCTGATCAGCCGCGCGCGCTCGCCCTGTATGAAGCCCTGTGCGACGCGGACTATTCGAGTGGCTGCACGGGCCTTCGCAAGGCGATCCGCACCGATCCCGGCGCGCCGCTGCTGGTGGCAGGCGGCGACCTGTCTCCGCCCGAATTCAGCGCCGAGGAGATCGCCGAACAGCAGCGGGCCGCCGAGGAAGAACGCCTGCGCAAGGAAGCGGAAGAAAACGCGCGCGCCTGCACCACCACGACGGTCGAATTTCGCGGCGTGATCTATACCGATACCATCTGCGTTCAGGTGGCGGCGGTGATCGATGGGTTTGCGGTCAACATCGGCGACGCGCCGTGGCAAGCGCTGCTGTGGCGGCCCGAGAAACTGGGCCGCAAGCGCCTGACCCCGGCCCAGCGGGTGCTATGCGGCGGGGCGGTGATCCGCACCGGCTGGGTGCTGACCGCAGCGCATTGCCTGACCGATGAGGGCGGGGTCCCGGTGCTGACCGGCGGACATCGTATCCGCCTCGGGCTCTACAATCCGCTCGATGATGAGGGCTACACCTACCGCATCCTGCGCGTGATCCCGCATCCCGATTTCCAGCCATCGACCTTCGCCTTCGATATCGCGCTGGTGCAATATGATCCCAAAGGCGAGAAATTGGGCGGCCAAGTCTATCCGATTGCGCGCATCCGGCTCGATCCGCAGCCGATCACCGCTCGCACGATCCGGGCGCGGATGCCGGCCTATACCTTCGGCTGGGGCCGCACTGCGCTGGAAGGCGGCGCCCCGCCCGAAGAACTACGCGGCGCGCGGCTGGAATTGCGCGATCTGGACAGCTGCACCCGCCTCACCAGCTTCCGCGACAAGCGCCGCGACGCAGTGCTCTGCGCTGCCGGAGCGCGCGGCGAACAGGCGTGCTTTGGTGACAGCGGCGGGCCGCTGATCACCTATGGCGACGCGGGCGGCGTGCCGACTTTGCTGGGTGTGGTGAGCGCCGGGGTGAAGTGCGGGCGGACCAGCGTGCCGAGCCGCTTCACCCGGATTGCCCATCCACTGGTGCAGCGCTGGCTCAATTCGGTCCTGCCGGGTCCCAGCAGGCGTTAG
- a CDS encoding transcription factor jumonji, JmjC: MSLIDPTSLPHLGERYPCSPGRLRHHLAAEGLLGFDALATAARALPRKHVVRRVHNASNGEAFRVLDSGAHLANAIAAGGAGSGWIMLSHIQQLPAYRALIERLLGEIAPVIGSAAEAVRDINGFVFISAPGTHTPFHFDAEYSILFQIAGDKVLAAYPPAPPFLDLARREAYHRTGENLLEWKHDYAARGEQHLLARGDALFLPYAAPHWIHAGYKPSISLSVTWQCRKSRAIADALSLNPLLRRVGLPAYDPVARPSAPRLRAAASRIGQRIGLV; the protein is encoded by the coding sequence ATGTCGCTGATTGACCCCACCTCCTTGCCCCATCTGGGCGAGCGTTATCCGTGCAGTCCAGGGCGATTGCGCCACCATCTCGCTGCCGAGGGACTGCTCGGCTTTGACGCGCTGGCCACCGCCGCGCGCGCGCTGCCGCGCAAGCATGTCGTACGGCGCGTCCACAATGCCAGCAATGGCGAGGCTTTTCGTGTGCTGGACAGTGGCGCGCACCTCGCTAACGCAATTGCCGCAGGCGGCGCGGGCTCGGGCTGGATCATGCTCAGTCATATCCAGCAATTGCCCGCCTACCGCGCGCTGATCGAACGCCTGCTGGGAGAGATTGCCCCCGTCATCGGCTCAGCGGCCGAGGCGGTGCGCGACATCAACGGCTTCGTCTTCATTTCCGCGCCCGGCACCCACACCCCGTTCCACTTCGATGCCGAGTATAGCATCCTGTTCCAGATTGCCGGAGACAAGGTGTTGGCCGCCTATCCGCCCGCCCCGCCTTTCCTCGATCTGGCACGGCGCGAAGCCTATCACCGCACGGGTGAGAACTTGCTCGAATGGAAGCATGATTACGCCGCGCGGGGCGAACAGCATCTGCTGGCGCGGGGCGATGCGCTGTTCCTGCCCTATGCCGCGCCGCATTGGATCCATGCCGGTTACAAGCCCTCGATCTCGCTGTCGGTGACGTGGCAATGCCGCAAGAGCCGCGCGATTGCCGATGCCTTGAGCCTCAACCCGTTGCTGCGCCGCGTCGGCCTGCCCGCCTATGATCCGGTCGCGCGGCCCAGCGCGCCCCGGCTGCGCGCCGCGGCGAGCCGGATCGGCCAGAGGATCGGGCTGGTATGA
- the hppD gene encoding 4-hydroxyphenylpyruvate dioxygenase, whose translation MNAPTTTQGAKDLFENPAGLDGFEFVEFCAPTKGVLEPVFEAMGFTRVAQHRSKDVHLWRQGGINLIANYEPKSAAWYFAREHGPSACGMAFRVRDAAKAYAHLIAQGAEPVANDPGPMELRIPAIRGIGGAILYLVDRYAGAGNNLTIYDIDFEYLPGVDPHPEGAGFHTIDHLTHNVYTGRMKYWADYYETLFNFREIRFFDIKGEYTGLTSKALTAPDGKIRIPLNEEGEGGKGQIDEFLKAFNGEGIQHIALICDDLLACWDRLQTLGVPFMTAPPAAYYEMLEGRLPGHGEDVDALKMRGILLDGTTEGGSPRLLLQIFAQAQVGPVFFEFIQRKGDDGFGEGNFKALFESMERDQIIRGVLNVEEPAE comes from the coding sequence ATGAATGCGCCGACTACGACTCAAGGGGCCAAAGACCTGTTCGAAAACCCCGCCGGGCTCGACGGGTTCGAATTCGTCGAATTCTGCGCGCCGACCAAGGGTGTGCTTGAGCCGGTGTTCGAAGCGATGGGCTTCACCCGCGTCGCGCAGCACCGTTCGAAGGACGTGCATCTGTGGCGGCAGGGCGGCATCAACCTGATCGCCAATTACGAACCGAAGAGCGCCGCCTGGTACTTCGCGCGTGAGCATGGCCCTTCGGCCTGCGGGATGGCGTTCCGGGTGCGCGATGCGGCCAAGGCCTATGCCCATCTCATCGCCCAAGGCGCGGAGCCGGTCGCCAATGATCCCGGACCGATGGAACTGCGCATCCCCGCGATCCGGGGCATCGGCGGGGCGATCCTCTATCTGGTCGACCGCTATGCCGGGGCGGGCAACAACCTCACCATCTATGACATTGATTTCGAATACCTCCCCGGCGTCGATCCCCATCCCGAAGGCGCGGGCTTCCACACCATCGATCACCTCACCCACAACGTCTACACCGGGCGGATGAAGTATTGGGCCGACTATTATGAGACCCTGTTCAACTTCCGCGAAATCCGCTTCTTCGACATCAAGGGCGAGTATACCGGCCTCACCAGCAAGGCGCTGACCGCGCCCGATGGAAAGATCCGCATCCCGCTCAACGAAGAGGGCGAAGGCGGCAAGGGCCAGATCGACGAGTTCCTGAAGGCCTTCAACGGCGAGGGCATCCAGCACATCGCGCTCATCTGTGACGATCTGCTGGCCTGCTGGGACCGCCTGCAAACGCTCGGCGTGCCCTTCATGACCGCACCGCCTGCCGCCTATTACGAGATGCTCGAAGGCCGTCTGCCCGGCCACGGCGAGGATGTGGACGCGCTGAAGATGCGCGGCATTCTGCTCGACGGCACCACAGAGGGCGGCTCGCCTCGCCTGCTGCTGCAAATCTTCGCGCAGGCGCAGGTCGGGCCGGTGTTCTTCGAGTTCATCCAGCGCAAGGGCGACGACGGCTTCGGCGAGGGCAACTTCAAGGCCCTGTTCGAAAGCATGGAACGCGATCAGATCATCCGCGGCGTGCTGAACGTCGAGGAACCGGCGGAGTAA
- a CDS encoding gamma-glutamyltransferase family protein: MIKLAPLLLAATPLLAAPVLAEDAPANPATSTPDATAGIGPGARPVGAQWSRSPVIAPNGMAATAHPLATQIALDILKAGGSAVDAAIAANAALGLMEPTGNGIGGDLFAIVHDPKTGQLVGINGSGRSPSGQTLDQLKAKLPDGATSLPPVGVLPVTIPGTVDAWFDLHARYGKLPMADVLAPTIRYAREGHPVAPVIAMYMERGLKNYERQRATTPFDFTNARATYFKEDRALRPGEMFRNPDLANTLERIAKNGRDEFYAGATARTMVDYLRRQGSAYTVEDFAAHDSTWVDVACVEYRKGYELCELPPNSQGFAALQMVNILKNVDLSQWERGSSEVIHYITEAKRLAFEDAARFYADPAFARAPAELLSDAYGKQRFALIDPAKATPAFTPGALIAPKLEGPGDTTYLTVADKDGMMVSLIQSNYRGMGGGLVADGLGYMFQDRGELYSLDPAHPNAYAPAKRPFQTIIPAFIRKDGKPWMSFGLMGGGMQPQGHVQVLINLVDYGMNLQEAGDAARLHHDGGRQPTDALAGSPADTAPVDMLGVLQLEPGIPAATVEALRAMGHNVEVEGTGIPFGGYQAIVRDPVSGVYTGATEMRKDGQASGY, translated from the coding sequence ATGATCAAACTCGCCCCCCTGCTGCTCGCCGCAACCCCCCTTCTCGCTGCCCCCGTTTTGGCCGAGGACGCTCCCGCCAACCCCGCCACCAGCACCCCGGACGCCACCGCCGGGATCGGCCCCGGTGCGCGGCCCGTGGGAGCGCAATGGAGCCGCAGTCCGGTGATCGCCCCCAACGGCATGGCCGCGACCGCTCACCCGCTGGCCACCCAGATCGCGCTCGATATCCTGAAAGCGGGCGGATCGGCGGTCGATGCAGCGATTGCCGCCAACGCAGCCCTCGGGTTGATGGAGCCCACCGGCAACGGCATCGGCGGCGATCTGTTCGCGATTGTCCATGATCCCAAGACCGGTCAGCTTGTCGGCATCAACGGATCGGGCCGCTCGCCCAGTGGCCAGACGCTCGATCAGCTCAAGGCCAAGCTGCCCGACGGCGCGACCAGTCTGCCCCCCGTCGGCGTGCTGCCCGTCACCATCCCCGGCACGGTGGATGCGTGGTTCGATCTCCATGCGCGTTACGGCAAGCTGCCGATGGCCGACGTCCTCGCCCCCACCATCCGCTATGCCCGCGAAGGCCACCCGGTCGCCCCGGTGATCGCGATGTATATGGAGCGCGGGCTCAAGAACTACGAACGCCAGCGCGCCACCACTCCGTTTGATTTCACCAATGCCCGCGCGACCTATTTCAAGGAAGACCGCGCGCTGCGCCCCGGCGAGATGTTCCGCAACCCCGATCTTGCGAACACGCTGGAGCGGATCGCCAAGAATGGCCGCGACGAATTCTACGCGGGAGCAACCGCGCGCACGATGGTCGATTATCTGCGGCGGCAGGGCAGCGCCTACACCGTTGAAGACTTCGCCGCGCATGACAGCACGTGGGTCGATGTCGCCTGCGTGGAATACCGCAAGGGGTATGAGCTGTGCGAGCTGCCGCCGAACTCGCAAGGCTTCGCGGCGCTCCAGATGGTCAACATCCTGAAGAATGTCGACCTCAGCCAGTGGGAGCGCGGCAGCTCCGAGGTCATCCACTACATCACCGAAGCCAAGCGGCTCGCCTTTGAAGATGCCGCGCGCTTCTACGCCGATCCGGCCTTCGCCCGCGCGCCCGCAGAACTGCTGAGCGACGCATACGGCAAGCAGCGTTTCGCCCTGATCGACCCGGCAAAAGCCACCCCCGCCTTCACCCCCGGCGCGCTGATCGCGCCCAAGCTGGAGGGGCCGGGCGACACCACCTACCTCACCGTCGCCGACAAGGACGGGATGATGGTGAGCCTCATCCAGTCGAATTATCGCGGCATGGGCGGCGGGCTGGTGGCCGATGGGCTCGGCTACATGTTCCAGGATCGGGGGGAACTTTACAGCCTCGATCCCGCGCACCCCAATGCCTATGCGCCCGCTAAGCGTCCGTTCCAGACGATCATCCCGGCCTTCATCCGCAAGGACGGCAAGCCGTGGATGAGCTTCGGGCTGATGGGCGGCGGGATGCAGCCGCAGGGCCATGTGCAGGTGCTGATCAACCTCGTCGATTACGGGATGAATCTGCAAGAGGCAGGCGACGCGGCGCGCCTGCACCACGATGGCGGGCGCCAGCCGACCGACGCGCTCGCGGGCAGCCCCGCCGACACCGCGCCGGTCGATATGCTCGGCGTGCTCCAGCTCGAACCCGGCATTCCGGCGGCGACAGTCGAAGCCTTGCGGGCGATGGGCCACAATGTCGAGGTGGAGGGCACCGGCATACCCTTCGGCGGTTATCAGGCGATCGTGCGCGATCCGGTGAGCGGCGTCTACACCGGCGCGACCGAGATGCGGAAGGACGGGCAAGCCAGCGGCTACTGA
- a CDS encoding TIR domain-containing protein codes for MESGDDIPAPPRPVLFVSYSRTDLVHARPVIDLLEQAGFDAWWDGRLEGGENYLQTTENALETSDCVVVLWSATSVNSHWVRDEAQRGRERGCLVPLTIDGTMAPLGFRQFQLLDISGWDGSPESPEAARILVAVRAKAGAASPAPTPAPVPASAPRTPAPPASPAGGVALSRRTLMIGGAAAAGGAGLLGAWQFGLFGSPASAAISMVVLPFGNETGDPDKKYFSDGLSRELRAVLARNPRLKVAAPASSNAIEGEDDFAIGRKLGVSNILRGGVQRDTDRVRVSTELVAIEDGEVLWAKSFDSALKDVFAVQSEIAEAVAVELVAEIAGSAEAKQSLGAQSEIGGTQNVEAYEAFLRGMALYDLGAGGDSNRSGLAQFDAAIAADPDYAAAHAMRATMLLNLAVESSNAGETRRLFAEAITAAERAIALEKRLAQGHLALGFALNNGQLNRAAALPSYQIAERLGAGDGDLLRQVATFYSYGAEHQRAGQIIETALELDPLNARAFRSAGFVALLAHDYPKVITRMERALELNPTLASVYYAMAVARLMQGDAAGALALAGKERTPIFRLAATAVAAARLGDAAGSAKAFDQTLAEYGDAALYQLAQIKAQQGDKAAALALLGRAIAEGDPGLLWAPRDPLLDPLRGEPAFKDLLIRLGS; via the coding sequence GTGGAAAGCGGCGACGACATTCCGGCCCCGCCGCGCCCCGTGCTGTTCGTCAGCTATTCGCGCACGGACCTCGTCCATGCCCGCCCGGTGATCGACCTGCTGGAACAGGCCGGATTTGACGCCTGGTGGGACGGGCGGCTGGAGGGCGGGGAGAACTATCTCCAGACCACCGAAAATGCGCTTGAGACGTCCGACTGCGTGGTGGTGCTGTGGTCGGCAACCTCGGTCAATTCGCACTGGGTGCGGGACGAGGCGCAGCGCGGACGCGAGCGGGGATGCCTCGTTCCGCTGACGATTGACGGGACGATGGCGCCGCTCGGCTTCCGGCAGTTCCAGCTGCTCGATATCAGCGGTTGGGACGGGTCGCCCGAAAGCCCTGAAGCGGCGCGGATTCTGGTGGCAGTTCGGGCCAAGGCCGGTGCAGCCTCACCCGCGCCCACGCCCGCGCCTGTCCCTGCTTCAGCCCCAAGAACCCCAGCGCCGCCAGCGTCCCCGGCGGGCGGTGTGGCGCTCTCGCGGCGCACGCTGATGATCGGCGGCGCGGCTGCTGCGGGGGGCGCCGGGCTGCTCGGCGCATGGCAATTCGGGTTGTTCGGCTCGCCCGCCTCGGCCGCGATTTCGATGGTGGTGCTGCCCTTCGGCAACGAGACTGGCGATCCGGACAAGAAGTATTTCTCTGACGGGCTGTCGCGCGAACTGCGTGCGGTGCTTGCCCGCAATCCGAGGCTCAAGGTGGCCGCCCCCGCCTCCTCCAACGCGATCGAGGGTGAGGATGACTTCGCCATCGGCCGCAAGCTCGGTGTGAGCAATATCCTGCGCGGCGGCGTCCAGCGCGACACCGATCGGGTGCGGGTCTCGACCGAGCTGGTCGCGATCGAAGACGGTGAGGTGCTCTGGGCCAAATCCTTTGACAGCGCGCTGAAAGATGTCTTCGCGGTGCAATCCGAAATCGCCGAGGCGGTGGCCGTCGAGCTGGTCGCCGAGATCGCTGGCAGCGCCGAGGCCAAGCAATCGCTTGGCGCACAAAGCGAGATTGGCGGCACGCAGAACGTCGAGGCCTATGAGGCATTCCTGCGCGGCATGGCGCTGTATGATCTGGGCGCAGGCGGGGATTCCAACCGCAGCGGGCTTGCCCAGTTCGACGCCGCCATCGCCGCCGACCCCGATTACGCAGCCGCCCATGCGATGCGCGCGACGATGTTGCTCAACCTGGCGGTCGAAAGCAGCAATGCGGGCGAGACGCGGCGGCTGTTTGCCGAAGCGATCACCGCCGCCGAGCGGGCCATCGCACTGGAGAAGCGGCTAGCGCAGGGGCACCTCGCGCTCGGCTTTGCGCTCAACAATGGGCAGCTCAATCGGGCCGCGGCCTTGCCATCCTACCAGATCGCCGAGCGGCTGGGGGCGGGCGATGGCGACCTGTTGCGGCAGGTCGCGACCTTCTATTCCTATGGCGCCGAACACCAACGCGCCGGGCAGATCATCGAGACCGCGCTGGAGCTTGATCCGCTCAACGCCCGCGCGTTCCGGTCGGCGGGTTTCGTGGCCCTTCTGGCGCATGATTATCCCAAGGTCATCACCCGGATGGAGCGCGCGCTGGAGCTGAACCCGACCCTCGCCAGTGTCTATTACGCGATGGCGGTCGCGCGGCTGATGCAGGGCGATGCGGCGGGCGCTTTGGCGCTGGCGGGCAAGGAACGCACGCCGATTTTTCGCCTTGCTGCCACCGCCGTCGCCGCCGCCAGGCTGGGCGATGCGGCGGGATCGGCCAAGGCCTTCGATCAGACCCTCGCCGAATATGGCGATGCCGCGCTCTACCAGCTTGCGCAGATCAAGGCGCAGCAGGGCGACAAGGCGGCGGCGCTGGCGCTGCTGGGCCGCGCGATTGCCGAGGGCGATCCGGGCCTCCTATGGGCCCCGCGCGATCCGCTGCTTGATCCCTTGCGCGGCGAGCCGGCGTTCAAGGATTTGCTAATCCGCCTTGGGTCATGA